Proteins from one Fervidicoccaceae archaeon genomic window:
- a CDS encoding protoheme IX farnesyltransferase: MNLSAVFLDLFKPTQTAFLVLSGIIAYIMSSGGNIDLAILAILTISLYFTIAGTTGFNMYLDRDIDGIMKRTSKRALPSGKLKEKEALAFSSACLLIGLGASALINFAVLLAGLLGTFIDLVAYTYLLKRRTSLSVVVGSLAGGSPSLGGWLAHPGSPLSGGIVLMMIISMWSLNHIWYISSYYSEDYIRAKVPMFPIIVGREKTGAISIAVTLMMIALIALLWTSKIVKLWTVALVSAIALYLIALQLKYIRSSEKELAKKIFRGFTMFLGTTLILFALSTFI, encoded by the coding sequence TTGAATCTCTCAGCAGTTTTCCTCGATCTCTTCAAGCCGACTCAAACAGCCTTCCTGGTGCTTTCTGGGATAATTGCATATATCATGTCCTCCGGTGGCAACATAGACCTAGCAATTCTAGCAATATTGACAATATCGCTGTACTTCACCATAGCAGGGACCACAGGCTTCAACATGTATTTGGATAGAGATATAGATGGAATAATGAAAAGGACTTCCAAGAGAGCGCTTCCTTCTGGAAAGCTTAAAGAAAAGGAGGCCTTGGCATTTTCCTCAGCCTGCTTGCTCATAGGTTTAGGAGCATCTGCTCTGATAAACTTCGCGGTCTTACTAGCAGGCCTTTTAGGAACATTCATAGACCTTGTTGCCTATACATATCTTTTAAAGCGGAGGACCTCCCTCAGCGTTGTTGTTGGTAGCCTAGCTGGAGGATCACCCTCTCTGGGAGGTTGGCTCGCCCATCCTGGCTCTCCGCTGAGCGGAGGAATAGTGCTCATGATGATAATTTCAATGTGGTCCCTGAATCATATATGGTACATTTCATCATATTATTCCGAGGATTACATAAGGGCCAAGGTTCCGATGTTCCCCATAATAGTCGGAAGGGAGAAAACAGGTGCTATTTCCATAGCTGTAACTCTCATGATGATAGCTCTAATAGCACTTCTTTGGACCAGCAAAATAGTGAAGCTATGGACGGTAGCTTTAGTCTCAGCAATAGCTCTGTACCTTATAGCTCTGCAGCTGAAGTACATCAGAAGCTCTGAGAAGGAGCTGGCAAAGAAGATATTCAGAGGGTTCACTATGTTCCTGGGAACAACACTTATTCTATTTGCATTGAGCACTTTTATATAA
- a CDS encoding xanthine dehydrogenase family protein molybdopterin-binding subunit produces the protein MSANQFKIIGKPVPPPDLYEKVTASAQYVFDMEFPGLLHAKLVTSREPHARIKNVDFSKALQVPGVVTVAVGKDFPYRLGIYVGDRDILAIDKALWVGHPVAAVVAENVRAAEKAIDLIEVEYDSLPPVFDPEDAIKPDAPILHPDLGKYRISPAFKPIPGTNIANLFKLQKGQGEAAIDSADVVIERNFKIPFITHAYMETWNTIAHYKVTGDVEIWTSSQSPYAPRYLTAMSLGIPVGKIKIRIPYVGGGFGGKAGILNEPLVAMLSKKAGYKPVKLTMSRAEQMKSMPIVAGYRAKAKMGFRKDGRIVAYSVRFLFDGGAFADYAVNVARTAGYACTGVYDMPNVYCESITAYTNKVPTTAIRGFGYPENHWVLERMMDIGAKELGLDPLEIRSKNFLRMGDPSSTTGYGTPMRADQGDLPGVMRTSAELIEWGKEPEQPKEPWKIRAKGIAVSLKGPSQPPNAVDAAIIKFNEDASVDVMVATGNYGQGTVNALRMLVAEYFDLPLEKVHISWMNSTEWNPYTWQTVGSRSLFTVGSALLEAAEDAKRQILDVASKVLKVKPEELEIADGKVYVKGEPWSSVPLTEIVMGYTFPNGQVYGGPIIGRGKHYPAVLSYLDPDTGQALPINTETGHSEPGHVTVFYTFGSTAVEIELDLLTGEVKVLKATQVYDLGRVINPLTAAGQAYGGLVMGMSRALFEEIIFDDTGGVANPNFSFYYIARAKDVPDEVMVKFLETPQANGPFGARGFSENVMIAVIPAIGNAIQRATGVEITELPLTHERVWRAIKEQRPDLIEKAIKALKEWKG, from the coding sequence TTGAGTGCAAATCAGTTCAAAATAATAGGAAAGCCTGTGCCACCGCCCGATCTTTATGAGAAGGTGACAGCTTCTGCCCAATACGTCTTTGACATGGAATTCCCTGGTCTTCTCCATGCAAAGCTGGTAACTTCAAGAGAGCCGCATGCGAGAATAAAGAATGTGGATTTCAGTAAAGCCCTGCAGGTTCCTGGAGTAGTCACAGTTGCCGTAGGAAAGGATTTTCCCTATAGACTTGGGATCTACGTGGGAGATAGAGATATCTTGGCCATAGACAAGGCTCTGTGGGTTGGTCATCCAGTTGCAGCTGTTGTTGCTGAAAACGTGAGGGCTGCTGAGAAAGCAATTGATTTGATTGAAGTTGAATATGATTCTCTTCCCCCTGTCTTTGATCCTGAAGATGCAATAAAGCCAGATGCCCCGATACTTCACCCTGATCTTGGAAAGTACAGGATCTCTCCAGCATTCAAGCCGATTCCTGGCACAAATATAGCGAATCTGTTCAAGCTTCAGAAAGGGCAGGGTGAAGCGGCTATAGATTCAGCTGATGTTGTTATTGAGAGAAACTTCAAGATACCGTTCATAACACATGCATATATGGAGACATGGAACACGATTGCTCACTATAAGGTAACTGGGGACGTGGAGATTTGGACCAGCAGTCAGTCGCCCTATGCTCCAAGGTACCTAACAGCCATGAGCCTTGGAATACCTGTTGGTAAGATCAAGATAAGGATCCCCTATGTCGGAGGGGGGTTTGGAGGAAAGGCTGGAATATTGAATGAGCCCCTTGTTGCAATGCTCTCAAAGAAAGCAGGCTATAAGCCAGTGAAGCTAACCATGTCGAGAGCTGAGCAAATGAAGAGCATGCCAATAGTTGCAGGATATAGAGCAAAGGCAAAGATGGGGTTCAGAAAAGATGGGAGAATAGTTGCCTATTCGGTGAGATTTCTATTCGACGGTGGAGCCTTTGCAGACTATGCAGTAAACGTTGCCAGGACAGCTGGATACGCATGTACAGGAGTTTACGATATGCCAAACGTATACTGCGAAAGCATAACTGCTTATACAAACAAAGTACCAACAACTGCCATAAGAGGATTTGGATATCCTGAAAACCACTGGGTTCTTGAGAGAATGATGGATATAGGTGCCAAGGAGCTTGGACTAGATCCTCTGGAGATCAGAAGCAAGAACTTCCTGAGAATGGGTGACCCATCTTCAACTACTGGCTATGGAACCCCGATGAGGGCTGACCAGGGAGATCTTCCTGGAGTCATGAGAACTTCGGCTGAGCTCATAGAGTGGGGGAAGGAGCCTGAGCAGCCAAAGGAGCCCTGGAAGATAAGAGCTAAGGGGATAGCAGTTAGCTTGAAGGGGCCTAGTCAGCCTCCAAACGCTGTAGATGCAGCCATAATAAAGTTCAATGAGGATGCAAGCGTAGATGTAATGGTGGCAACTGGAAACTATGGACAGGGAACAGTCAATGCCCTCAGAATGCTTGTAGCTGAATACTTCGATCTTCCTCTTGAGAAGGTTCATATATCATGGATGAACAGCACAGAGTGGAACCCATATACCTGGCAGACTGTGGGAAGTAGAAGCTTGTTTACCGTAGGATCAGCACTTCTCGAAGCCGCTGAAGATGCCAAGAGACAGATCTTGGATGTTGCAAGTAAAGTTTTGAAGGTGAAGCCCGAAGAACTCGAAATTGCCGATGGCAAGGTGTACGTCAAGGGTGAGCCATGGTCGTCTGTGCCACTAACCGAGATTGTTATGGGATACACGTTCCCCAATGGTCAAGTATACGGTGGGCCAATAATAGGAAGAGGAAAGCACTATCCTGCTGTGCTAAGCTACCTTGATCCCGATACTGGGCAGGCCCTTCCGATTAATACGGAGACTGGTCATTCCGAGCCAGGACATGTTACTGTTTTCTACACGTTTGGTTCAACAGCTGTTGAAATCGAACTAGATCTCCTCACTGGAGAGGTAAAGGTCCTGAAGGCTACTCAAGTCTATGATTTGGGGAGAGTGATCAACCCATTGACAGCAGCTGGACAGGCATATGGAGGTCTCGTTATGGGGATGAGTAGGGCTCTGTTTGAGGAGATCATATTCGATGATACAGGTGGGGTGGCCAATCCTAACTTCAGCTTCTATTATATAGCCAGAGCTAAGGATGTTCCAGATGAAGTGATGGTCAAGTTCCTTGAGACGCCTCAAGCCAATGGACCTTTTGGTGCCAGAGGATTCTCCGAAAATGTGATGATAGCTGTCATACCCGCTATAGGCAACGCCATACAGAGAGCAACTGGAGTTGAGATAACCGAGCTCCCACTCACTCACGAGAGAGTTTGGAGAGCAATCAAAGAGCAGAGGCCGGACCTAATAGAAAAAGCGATTAAAGCGCTCAAGGAGTGGAAGGGGTGA
- a CDS encoding carboxymuconolactone decarboxylase family protein codes for MERLKEFSEMLAVVQKENPEKVAAFMELLEKVEKKGALDVKTKELIALALGIVKHCEWCISYHVHEALNAGATREEVLEAAWVAVLMDGGPGLAHLVPVLKALNDFAKQK; via the coding sequence TTGGAAAGACTGAAAGAGTTCAGTGAAATGTTAGCAGTTGTCCAGAAAGAGAATCCGGAAAAAGTAGCAGCTTTCATGGAGCTGCTGGAAAAGGTCGAAAAGAAGGGAGCTCTTGATGTGAAAACTAAAGAACTCATTGCATTGGCTCTTGGAATAGTTAAGCACTGTGAATGGTGCATATCTTATCATGTTCACGAGGCACTAAACGCTGGAGCCACAAGAGAAGAGGTTCTCGAGGCTGCTTGGGTAGCCGTGCTCATGGATGGTGGTCCTGGATTGGCACACCTCGTTCCAGTCCTAAAAGCTCTCAACGATTTTGCCAAACAGAAATGA
- a CDS encoding DNA-directed RNA polymerase subunit K, whose product MSFVIPKSIDEVIPPKKLTRFERARIISARALQLSFGAPPFIDLTSVPRDPIYIAEKELEEGVLPITVARWLRGGVKQLVPVRWLIEEERKGKRKIS is encoded by the coding sequence ATGAGCTTTGTGATTCCCAAGAGCATCGATGAAGTTATTCCACCGAAAAAACTTACAAGATTCGAGCGGGCCAGAATAATAAGCGCAAGGGCGCTTCAGCTATCTTTTGGAGCCCCACCCTTCATAGACCTGACATCTGTTCCAAGAGACCCAATATATATTGCTGAAAAGGAGCTCGAAGAAGGCGTTCTCCCCATAACTGTAGCAAGATGGCTGAGGGGAGGAGTCAAGCAGCTTGTTCCAGTGAGATGGCTCATTGAGGAAGAAAGGAAAGGAAAAAGAAAGATATCATGA
- a CDS encoding DUF2070 family protein, with the protein MARRFEQSFKALLGRSSRKLTYAALSIAVAFSVLKGTLVYFGELLFASFMLFISRNSALNLRRILTISSVIVATAAMIELVLFRPPFSLFLLVPSITSVILLSLSPNSLIYVLPFIISSIIYSRISEKAMLGSFILLLGAVFLKHISKKLAYGTDPFYLFSSMIETLFGESNSFERVLKSLSEDKEVEVYLFKIDGISPILLVVSNVHPGPFRNVSGAKLVRLLRNRLNERGYRLVFLHGIGSHENDPATSEDVESLIKSIELALDQGSWMSCRGEGIKPFSLEMEDIRATGFSLGSCPPLLLISRKNSSMDDLPGFLAQKAKDAGVILVDSQNKFEGEVDWSSKHINDLLYLISQIPKEKCKPRIGYSSVSTEELDPSGNEIGPLGMSVITIECEGQKAAFVVIDGNNMRDEMRRALVDAARSAGFTIVEVATTDNHESTGSSKGRGYKVVGETIPASKVVDALLRSLKRAESEESEREVAFHVLRLNMSVVGERGMGLFERIVDRLKIFEALIFGYLAIALIVSLYM; encoded by the coding sequence ATGGCCCGAAGATTTGAGCAGTCCTTCAAAGCATTGCTTGGAAGATCTTCAAGAAAGTTAACATATGCCGCACTCAGCATTGCTGTGGCTTTCTCAGTCCTGAAAGGAACGCTGGTCTACTTTGGAGAATTGCTATTCGCTTCCTTCATGCTCTTCATATCGAGGAATAGTGCTCTAAATCTGAGAAGGATATTGACTATATCATCTGTAATAGTTGCTACAGCAGCTATGATTGAGCTAGTTCTATTCAGACCTCCTTTTTCTCTATTTCTTCTAGTTCCCTCTATCACTTCCGTCATACTTCTGTCGCTATCACCCAACAGTTTGATCTATGTGCTGCCATTCATAATTTCATCTATAATCTACAGCAGGATAAGCGAAAAAGCTATGTTAGGGAGCTTCATTCTGCTTCTAGGAGCGGTTTTTCTAAAGCATATATCCAAGAAATTGGCTTATGGTACAGATCCATTTTATCTTTTTAGCTCCATGATTGAAACTCTATTTGGAGAAAGCAATTCATTTGAAAGGGTTTTGAAGAGCTTGTCCGAGGACAAGGAAGTTGAGGTATATCTATTCAAAATAGATGGAATCTCTCCTATACTCCTAGTTGTATCTAATGTTCATCCTGGCCCATTTAGGAATGTGAGTGGGGCGAAGCTCGTTAGATTGCTCAGAAATAGGCTGAATGAACGTGGATACAGGCTTGTATTCCTTCACGGCATAGGGAGTCATGAGAATGATCCTGCTACAAGTGAGGATGTAGAGAGTCTCATAAAGAGCATTGAGTTAGCTCTCGATCAGGGCAGCTGGATGAGCTGCAGAGGGGAAGGGATCAAGCCATTTTCTCTAGAAATGGAAGATATTAGGGCAACAGGCTTTAGTCTGGGAAGCTGTCCTCCTTTGCTTCTCATATCGAGAAAAAACAGCTCTATGGATGACTTACCAGGTTTTTTGGCGCAGAAGGCCAAGGATGCTGGAGTTATACTAGTGGACTCTCAGAACAAATTCGAAGGAGAAGTTGACTGGAGCTCTAAGCACATTAATGACCTTCTTTACCTTATATCTCAGATTCCAAAGGAAAAATGCAAGCCGAGAATAGGATACTCCTCCGTGAGTACTGAGGAGCTTGATCCTTCAGGCAATGAAATTGGACCGCTGGGAATGAGCGTAATAACGATAGAATGTGAAGGCCAGAAGGCTGCCTTTGTAGTTATAGATGGAAACAACATGAGAGATGAGATGAGAAGAGCATTGGTTGATGCTGCAAGATCTGCTGGATTCACCATTGTTGAAGTAGCCACTACGGACAACCATGAGAGTACAGGAAGTTCGAAGGGAAGAGGATACAAAGTTGTGGGAGAAACAATACCTGCCTCCAAGGTTGTGGATGCTCTGCTCAGATCATTAAAGAGGGCTGAGAGCGAGGAATCCGAGAGAGAGGTTGCTTTTCATGTCCTTAGGCTCAACATGAGCGTAGTAGGGGAAAGGGGTATGGGACTATTTGAGAGAATAGTTGATAGATTGAAAATTTTTGAAGCTCTTATATTTGGCTATCTTGCGATAGCTTTGATAGTATCTCTTTACATGTAA
- the ilvA gene encoding threonine ammonia-lyase gives MLNEINNLIQEADEKLEGKIHRTPLDYSATFSKISGGKIYLKLENLQKTGSFKVRGALFKIMRNLDIAKKRGVIAASSGNHAQGVAYSSSIMGVPATIVMPEITPPFKVNATKSYGANVILHGTVYDEAYGRALEISKENGAMLIHPFNDPEIIAGQGTIGVEILRALPDVDEVVVPIGGGGLISGIGTAIKMRRSNVKIIGVEPKGDPKYFLSRKMGSIAKVDPQPSLADGVITKSVGDLTFNIMNEVVDDVITVSEDSIARAIYLLMERTKLVVEGAGALPLAALLEGGSIGKGGKKAVLVLSGGNIDLTTLYRIILRGLSADGRIVEIDLVLRDSPGELKKALEVIYKHRGNILEIRHDRMGLKLPPGYARAELIVELPSKEEEPEVRKELERAGFMLS, from the coding sequence TTGCTCAACGAGATAAACAACCTAATACAGGAGGCAGATGAAAAGCTGGAAGGAAAGATTCACAGAACTCCCCTTGACTATAGTGCTACATTTTCAAAAATAAGCGGGGGAAAGATCTACTTAAAGCTGGAGAATCTGCAGAAAACGGGCTCGTTCAAGGTGAGGGGAGCCCTATTTAAAATAATGAGAAACCTCGATATAGCGAAAAAAAGAGGAGTTATTGCAGCATCTAGCGGGAATCATGCTCAGGGTGTAGCATATTCCTCATCAATTATGGGAGTTCCCGCAACAATTGTAATGCCTGAGATAACTCCTCCATTCAAGGTAAATGCAACTAAATCTTATGGGGCCAATGTCATTCTTCATGGTACAGTATATGATGAGGCCTACGGCAGGGCCCTGGAGATTTCTAAGGAGAATGGAGCCATGCTAATTCATCCATTTAACGATCCAGAGATAATTGCCGGTCAGGGAACTATTGGGGTAGAAATTCTTAGGGCGCTCCCTGATGTAGATGAGGTGGTCGTTCCGATAGGAGGAGGAGGCCTGATATCTGGAATAGGGACTGCTATAAAGATGAGGCGCTCTAATGTGAAGATTATTGGTGTTGAGCCGAAGGGGGATCCCAAGTATTTCCTCTCGAGGAAGATGGGAAGCATAGCAAAGGTTGATCCCCAACCTAGCTTAGCTGATGGTGTAATAACGAAGTCAGTTGGAGACCTTACTTTCAATATTATGAATGAGGTTGTTGATGATGTCATAACTGTAAGTGAGGACTCGATAGCTAGAGCCATTTACCTTCTTATGGAGAGAACAAAGTTAGTTGTTGAGGGAGCAGGTGCTCTGCCTCTGGCTGCTCTGCTGGAGGGTGGTTCCATAGGAAAGGGGGGCAAAAAAGCTGTTCTTGTGCTAAGCGGAGGCAATATCGATCTCACGACCCTGTACAGGATAATACTCAGGGGTCTTTCAGCTGATGGTAGAATAGTAGAAATAGATCTTGTTCTGAGGGACTCTCCGGGAGAGCTGAAAAAAGCACTAGAAGTCATATACAAACATAGGGGAAATATTCTTGAAATAAGACATGACAGGATGGGGTTAAAGCTACCACCAGGATATGCGAGAGCAGAGCTCATAGTTGAACTACCAAGCAAGGAAGAGGAGCCAGAGGTTAGGAAAGAGCTCGAAAGAGCTGGCTTCATGCTGTCTTAG
- a CDS encoding MoaD/ThiS family protein codes for MASVTVRFYGRLIDIVGEKEITINDVDKLSDVYDKIRTRLGSKASALFQENGEPRAGIIVVINGEAATFRGGKNARLSEHDRITFDAIDVFQVEGGG; via the coding sequence ATGGCCTCAGTTACAGTAAGATTCTATGGAAGATTAATAGATATTGTAGGGGAAAAGGAAATAACTATTAACGATGTCGATAAGCTCTCCGACGTCTACGATAAGATTAGAACCAGATTGGGTTCTAAAGCTTCAGCTCTATTTCAGGAAAACGGCGAACCAAGAGCTGGGATAATCGTTGTGATAAATGGAGAAGCTGCCACGTTCAGAGGAGGAAAGAATGCCAGGCTGTCAGAGCATGACAGAATAACGTTCGATGCTATAGACGTTTTTCAAGTAGAAGGAGGAGGATAG
- a CDS encoding xanthine dehydrogenase family protein subunit M encodes MSAPYFTLPEFKYVKPGSLDEALKLLKENEGAAKIMNGGIGLLGFMKERLLEAQIVVDIKGIPELKKIEYIPGKGLLVGATVTANETKEFLEQNPELKEKYRALYEAAQVMADAIIRNRATLVGNILEGLPYVDIPGPAVLFDAEVHAVSAEGDRWLPVDGLVLGPATTNLLPTEIVTEILFREPPVGGRSTYVKMQSRTEYGIVNLSALIANPNDPGKRDVRLVVTSATQLPYRAREFEERLKRAERIEDVLEGEVDNMISKLDVIEDPYASAEFRKHLIKVLTLKAMKTLLSGE; translated from the coding sequence ATGTCTGCACCTTACTTTACCCTGCCAGAATTCAAGTATGTGAAACCAGGGAGTCTAGATGAGGCATTGAAGTTGCTGAAGGAGAACGAGGGGGCAGCAAAGATAATGAATGGTGGAATAGGTCTCCTCGGCTTCATGAAAGAGAGATTGCTTGAGGCTCAAATTGTAGTGGACATAAAGGGAATTCCCGAATTGAAGAAAATTGAATACATTCCTGGAAAGGGTCTCCTTGTAGGAGCAACAGTCACTGCCAATGAAACTAAAGAGTTCCTGGAGCAAAATCCCGAGCTGAAGGAGAAATATAGAGCTTTGTATGAAGCTGCTCAGGTCATGGCCGACGCAATAATAAGGAACAGGGCTACTTTAGTTGGAAACATATTGGAAGGCTTGCCCTATGTTGACATACCAGGACCAGCTGTTTTGTTTGATGCCGAGGTCCATGCTGTGAGTGCAGAAGGTGACAGATGGCTTCCTGTAGATGGGTTAGTTCTTGGACCAGCAACCACCAACCTGCTTCCGACGGAGATCGTTACGGAAATTCTATTTAGGGAACCTCCTGTAGGTGGAAGGTCTACCTATGTTAAGATGCAATCGAGAACTGAATACGGAATAGTCAATCTCTCTGCTCTCATTGCAAATCCAAATGATCCTGGGAAGAGAGATGTAAGGCTCGTGGTAACATCTGCTACGCAGCTTCCCTACCGCGCAAGAGAATTTGAGGAGAGGCTCAAGAGAGCAGAGAGGATAGAGGATGTACTTGAAGGGGAGGTTGATAATATGATAAGCAAGTTGGATGTAATAGAGGATCCGTATGCAAGTGCAGAGTTCAGAAAGCATCTGATCAAAGTTTTGACATTGAAAGCTATGAAGACCCTTCTCTCAGGTGAGTGA
- the thsA gene encoding thermosome subunit alpha, protein MSYGVPVLILKEGTQRTTGRDALRANIMAARVLAEILKTSLGPRGLDKMLVDSFGDVTVTNDGVTIVKEMEVNHPAAKLLVEVAKAQDAEVGDGTTTAVVLAGSLLEKAEFLLDQNIHPTLIMEGYSSALHKAIEILDNIAIKVPTQDDELLKRLIKTSISSKYIGSGATLEKLSDLILEAAKAVAEPIENGGGFNVRLDNVKIEKKKGESLTDSILVRGTVLDKEVVHPGMPRRVENAKIALLDAPLEIKKPEISAKINITSPEQMRAFLDEETKLLKEMVDKIAEVGANVVICQKGIDDVAQHFLAKKGILAVRRVKRSDMEKLERATGGRIVTSIRDLKPEDLGEAALVEERKVGNDKMVFVEGVKNAKSVTILLRGANDIILDEAERSINDALHVLRNVMKDPKVIGGGGAPEIELALQLRKYAMTLGGKKQLAVEAVADALETVPMILAETSGLDALDSLMKLRQMHSEGKVQAGINAITGTIVENTFEENIIEPIIVKKQAIKSAIEAAITILKIDDLIAAQPPKKEKEKGKEGEEGSTPKMPEF, encoded by the coding sequence ATGAGCTATGGAGTTCCTGTATTGATTCTTAAAGAAGGTACACAGAGAACAACGGGTAGAGATGCTCTGAGAGCAAACATAATGGCAGCGAGAGTACTCGCTGAAATACTAAAAACTAGCTTGGGTCCCAGGGGACTCGACAAAATGCTGGTAGACAGCTTTGGAGATGTTACTGTAACAAATGACGGTGTGACAATAGTAAAGGAAATGGAAGTGAACCATCCTGCAGCGAAGCTGCTCGTGGAAGTTGCCAAGGCTCAGGATGCCGAAGTGGGAGACGGAACAACTACTGCTGTTGTTTTGGCAGGAAGCTTACTTGAGAAGGCTGAATTTCTCCTCGATCAAAACATTCACCCAACACTTATAATGGAAGGTTATTCCAGCGCGCTTCACAAAGCCATTGAGATACTTGACAATATAGCTATAAAGGTACCAACTCAGGATGATGAACTGCTCAAGAGGCTAATCAAAACCTCGATTTCCAGCAAGTACATTGGAAGCGGAGCAACGCTTGAGAAGCTCTCCGATCTCATACTGGAGGCAGCAAAGGCTGTAGCAGAGCCAATAGAGAACGGAGGAGGTTTCAATGTAAGACTCGATAACGTGAAGATAGAGAAGAAAAAGGGAGAGTCACTAACAGATTCAATACTTGTGAGAGGAACAGTTCTCGATAAGGAAGTTGTTCATCCTGGAATGCCAAGAAGAGTGGAGAATGCTAAGATAGCTCTCCTAGATGCCCCACTCGAGATAAAGAAACCTGAGATATCAGCTAAAATAAACATCACGAGCCCTGAGCAGATGAGAGCATTCCTTGACGAGGAGACAAAGCTACTCAAGGAAATGGTCGACAAGATAGCTGAGGTCGGAGCAAACGTTGTTATATGCCAGAAGGGAATAGATGACGTAGCCCAGCACTTCCTCGCTAAGAAGGGAATCCTTGCTGTGAGGAGGGTCAAGAGGAGCGACATGGAGAAGCTCGAGAGAGCAACTGGAGGAAGGATAGTGACTAGCATAAGAGACCTGAAGCCTGAGGATCTCGGAGAGGCCGCGTTGGTAGAGGAAAGGAAGGTTGGCAACGACAAGATGGTATTCGTTGAGGGGGTCAAGAATGCCAAGAGTGTTACAATATTGCTCAGAGGAGCAAACGACATAATACTTGATGAGGCCGAGAGAAGCATAAACGACGCTCTACATGTGCTCAGGAACGTCATGAAAGATCCAAAGGTCATAGGAGGAGGAGGAGCCCCAGAAATAGAGCTTGCCTTGCAGCTGAGAAAGTACGCCATGACTCTGGGTGGAAAGAAGCAGCTGGCAGTGGAGGCCGTTGCTGATGCTCTTGAGACCGTTCCAATGATACTTGCCGAGACCAGCGGTCTCGACGCTCTGGACTCTCTCATGAAGCTGAGGCAAATGCACAGTGAAGGAAAGGTACAGGCAGGAATAAATGCGATAACTGGAACAATTGTTGAGAACACGTTCGAGGAGAACATAATTGAGCCAATAATTGTTAAGAAGCAGGCAATCAAGAGTGCTATCGAGGCTGCTATTACGATATTGAAGATAGATGACCTCATCGCAGCTCAGCCTCCTAAGAAAGAAAAGGAGAAAGGCAAGGAAGGAGAAGAAGGATCAACCCCGAAGATGCCCGAATTCTAA
- a CDS encoding (2Fe-2S)-binding protein, with protein sequence MARTITFRLNGRQRTVQIEDNETLLEVLRDRLGETSVKAACWKGECGLCTVLFNGRPVKSCMVLGVEADGAEIITAAGISKDGELAPIQKAFIEHGAFQCGFCTPAFVVASHYFLQKNPNPTREEVKEFLSGILCRCTGYKQIIDAIMDAAKYYRK encoded by the coding sequence ATGGCGAGAACGATAACTTTCAGGCTAAATGGTAGGCAGAGAACAGTCCAAATAGAGGACAATGAAACTCTGCTGGAAGTGCTGAGGGACAGGCTAGGAGAGACAAGCGTTAAGGCTGCATGCTGGAAGGGAGAATGCGGTCTGTGCACTGTACTCTTCAATGGGAGGCCTGTTAAGTCCTGCATGGTTCTAGGGGTCGAGGCAGATGGAGCTGAGATTATAACTGCTGCTGGTATAAGCAAGGATGGAGAGCTTGCTCCGATACAGAAGGCTTTTATCGAGCATGGAGCGTTTCAGTGCGGCTTCTGCACTCCAGCGTTTGTAGTTGCATCGCACTATTTCCTTCAGAAGAATCCAAACCCAACCAGGGAGGAAGTCAAGGAATTCCTGAGCGGAATACTCTGCAGATGCACAGGCTACAAGCAAATAATCGATGCAATAATGGATGCAGCTAAGTACTACAGAAAATAA